The genomic window CAGGTGGCCGCCTTTGAACCGCTTGAAAATGCAATGGAGGATAAAACGATCTTTTGGGCGGACGAACTGGATTTCTGGACCTCTATGGCGATTAAGTCCGTGAACTTCTTTGATCCGGCCAATCCCGAAGGCGGACCCCTGCTGACGCTCTTTAAGAATGAGGAGGAGGACAAGGAGTTTATGCTCCAGTTATTCCGGCTGACCATTATTCATTCCTCTGCTCACGAAAAATTAATTGGCGAAAAAACCCGCAACTGGGAAATTGACCGGATTGCCCTGATGGATATTATTCTTATGAAGATGGCGATTAGCGAACTTCTCTATTTTCCCAGCATCCCGGTCAAAGTAACACTGAACGAGTACATCGAGCTGTCTAAGATGTTCTCTACACCTCGAAGCAAAGTATTTATTAACGGAATTCTGGATAAGCTGGTTCAGGATTTCCGCGCTTCTGAGCTGATTAAAAAGGAAGGCAGGGGCTTGATAGATTGATCTTTTGCCCTACCTTTGTATACTGATGAATAAGTTCGTTTTTCTGTTTTGCGCCATGTTCCTGTTTTTACTTTCCTGCGAACCCGGGAAAGAGTCCAAAGGGGTGGATACAGATATTGTTAACATTCCTACTGACGGTTCTGGAAACACACGATTGCCGGTGATCAGTTTCGATCATACGGAGCATGATTTCGGAACGGTGACAGACGGAGAAAAAGTAACCTATAACTTTCGTTTTACCAATACCGGAGAATCGGACCTTGTGATCACCAGCGCTAAAGGCAGCTGCGGTTGCACGGTAGCGGATCCTCCGGCCAAGCCCGTCCCTCCCGGAGGAGAAGGGTATATCTCTGTAACCTTCGATAGCCAGGGTCGGGAAGGTTTTCAGAAAAAAGAAGTGACCGTGGTAACCAATTGCCAGCCGAACACAAAGATCCTTCAGTTCCGGGTGAATGTGATCAAGGCGGAAGATAAAAAATGAATATGTTCTACACAGTATTTTTACAGGCACCTGCCGGCGGCGGAGGGGGAGGAATGCAATCCCTGATCTTTCTGTTGTTAATTTTCGCGGTTTTTTACTTTTTTATGATCCGCCCTCAGATGCGCAAACAAAAGGATGCACAGAAGTACCGCGACGGAATTCAGAAGGGTGATAAGATCGTAACCATTGGAGGAGCCCATGGCACCATCGTGGAAGTGGCCGACACCACCATACTGGTGGAAGTGGACAGCGGGGTGAAGATTCGTTACGAAAAATCTGCCGTAAGTCCCGAAGCTACCAAAGCCCTTGCTGAGGGTAAAGGGAAGGACGCGAAAAAATAGACCCGATTGGAAACCCAACGGCCGGTACAAAAGCATCCAGCCCGCGAGTTGCGCCTCAACCGGCGCGCCATCACTTTTCTTGTATGCCTGCTCATCGCTTGTATGCTCTGGGTGGTTATCTCGCTCTCTGAAAGTTATGTAGAACGCCGGTATTTTCATGTTGAATATACTCATCTTCCGGCCGATGTGATCCGGAGTACATTGCCCGATACCTTGTCGGTTGAAT from Bacteroidia bacterium includes these protein-coding regions:
- the nusB gene encoding transcription antitermination factor NusB; the encoded protein is MLNRRQLRVKVLQALYAFFQSGDHDLPRGERELLTGVRKSFELYFYLLTLLIELRFQAERSMEDAKTRLLPGPDDLNPNRKFTENMVIRQIASNKELERKNKEMGISWQNDAELVRKIWHNVRSSPAYEQYMNSGLRDHFEDKRFVSELLRNQVAAFEPLENAMEDKTIFWADELDFWTSMAIKSVNFFDPANPEGGPLLTLFKNEEEDKEFMLQLFRLTIIHSSAHEKLIGEKTRNWEIDRIALMDIILMKMAISELLYFPSIPVKVTLNEYIELSKMFSTPRSKVFINGILDKLVQDFRASELIKKEGRGLID
- a CDS encoding DUF1573 domain-containing protein; this translates as MNKFVFLFCAMFLFLLSCEPGKESKGVDTDIVNIPTDGSGNTRLPVISFDHTEHDFGTVTDGEKVTYNFRFTNTGESDLVITSAKGSCGCTVADPPAKPVPPGGEGYISVTFDSQGREGFQKKEVTVVTNCQPNTKILQFRVNVIKAEDKK
- the yajC gene encoding preprotein translocase subunit YajC yields the protein MFYTVFLQAPAGGGGGGMQSLIFLLLIFAVFYFFMIRPQMRKQKDAQKYRDGIQKGDKIVTIGGAHGTIVEVADTTILVEVDSGVKIRYEKSAVSPEATKALAEGKGKDAKK